One window of the Sander lucioperca isolate FBNREF2018 chromosome 5, SLUC_FBN_1.2, whole genome shotgun sequence genome contains the following:
- the tsku gene encoding tsukushin isoform X3 — translation MALILWLGLSLLTLVQSNAVKNCHHGCRCEVESFGLFDSFSLTRVDCRGLGPATTMPIPIPLDTAHLDLSSNAMGPLSDTMLAGPGYTTLVSLDLSSNLITKITPNALSKLRYLESLDLSHNNLESLSPSCFSSLPLAEVDLSHNSFQEFDMDVFATKINGQPVSVDLSHNKLVSVSTTLHGRVIHIQSLNLSANRLLSIPRLAGLPLRYLNLDGNPITQIKEGAFAQLKDLGYLSISGLHELQEIEPYSFKGLQNLQVLDLSNNPKLKTLSPVVFSGLDSLQELNFSGSGVVSLPNNMLTHLPSIKSITLGQSIHCWRTQKQGQFHRQLGQVQHNKVLNCNVEGIVL, via the exons ATGGCACTCATTCTGTGGCTTGGCCTGTCGCTGCTGACCTTAGTCCAGTCCAACGCTGTCAAGAACTGCCACCATGGTTGTCGCTGTGAGGTGGAAAGCTTTGGCCTGTTTGACAGCTTCAGCCTGACCAGGGTGGACTGCCGAGGGTTGGGACCCGCCACCACCATGCCCATCCCCATCCCACTGGACACTGCCCATCTAGACCTGTCCTCCAATGCCATGGGCCCGCTCAGTGACACCATGTTAGCTGGTCCAGGCTACACCACCCTCGTAAGCTTGGACCTCAGCAGCAACCTTATAACAAAG ataaCACCAAATGCTTTGTCCAAGCTGCGTTACCTGGAGTCTCTGGATCTGAGCCACAACAACCTGGAGAGCCTCTCCCCGAGCTGCTTCTCCAGCCTCCCTCTGGCTGAAGTTGACCTCAGCCACAACAGCTTCCAAGAGTTCGACATGGATGTGTTTGCCACTAAAATTAATGGTCAACCTGTCAGCGTGGATCTGTCTCATAACAAGCTTGTGTCAGTCTCCACGACTTTGCACGGCAGAGTGATACACATTCAAAGCTTAAATCTGTCAGCAAACCGGCTGTTGAGCATACCGAGGCTGGCAGGACTTCCTCTGAGGTACCTCAATCTGGATGGTAACCCCATCACACAGATCAAGGAGGGAGCTTTTGCTCAGCTGAAAGATCTGGGTTATTTATCCATCAGTGGCCTCCATGAGCTTCAGGAGATTGAGCCGTACAGCTTTAAGGGCCTCCAGAACCTGCAAGTTCTGGATCTCTCAAACAACCCCAAGCTCAAGACTCTGAGCCCTGTGGTTTTCAGCGGACTAGACTCCCTGCAAGAGCTGAATTTTTCTGGCTCTGGTGTAGTGTCCTTGCCAAATAACATGCTGACCCACCTGCCCAGTATTAAGAGTATTACACTGGGACAAAGCATCCACTGCTGGAGGACCCAGAAACAGGGTCAGTTTCACCGGCAGCTGGGTCAGGTCCAACACAACAAGGTGCTGAACTGTAATGTGGAGGGCATCGTGCTGTGA
- the tsku gene encoding tsukushin isoform X1, giving the protein MKGTKSIMALILWLGLSLLTLVQSNAVKNCHHGCRCEVESFGLFDSFSLTRVDCRGLGPATTMPIPIPLDTAHLDLSSNAMGPLSDTMLAGPGYTTLVSLDLSSNLITKITPNALSKLRYLESLDLSHNNLESLSPSCFSSLPLAEVDLSHNSFQEFDMDVFATKINGQPVSVDLSHNKLVSVSTTLHGRVIHIQSLNLSANRLLSIPRLAGLPLRYLNLDGNPITQIKEGAFAQLKDLGYLSISGLHELQEIEPYSFKGLQNLQVLDLSNNPKLKTLSPVVFSGLDSLQELNFSGSGVVSLPNNMLTHLPSIKSITLGQSIHCWRTQKQGQFHRQLGQVQHNKVLNCNVEGIVL; this is encoded by the exons ATGAAAGGCACCAAA AGCATAATGGCACTCATTCTGTGGCTTGGCCTGTCGCTGCTGACCTTAGTCCAGTCCAACGCTGTCAAGAACTGCCACCATGGTTGTCGCTGTGAGGTGGAAAGCTTTGGCCTGTTTGACAGCTTCAGCCTGACCAGGGTGGACTGCCGAGGGTTGGGACCCGCCACCACCATGCCCATCCCCATCCCACTGGACACTGCCCATCTAGACCTGTCCTCCAATGCCATGGGCCCGCTCAGTGACACCATGTTAGCTGGTCCAGGCTACACCACCCTCGTAAGCTTGGACCTCAGCAGCAACCTTATAACAAAG ataaCACCAAATGCTTTGTCCAAGCTGCGTTACCTGGAGTCTCTGGATCTGAGCCACAACAACCTGGAGAGCCTCTCCCCGAGCTGCTTCTCCAGCCTCCCTCTGGCTGAAGTTGACCTCAGCCACAACAGCTTCCAAGAGTTCGACATGGATGTGTTTGCCACTAAAATTAATGGTCAACCTGTCAGCGTGGATCTGTCTCATAACAAGCTTGTGTCAGTCTCCACGACTTTGCACGGCAGAGTGATACACATTCAAAGCTTAAATCTGTCAGCAAACCGGCTGTTGAGCATACCGAGGCTGGCAGGACTTCCTCTGAGGTACCTCAATCTGGATGGTAACCCCATCACACAGATCAAGGAGGGAGCTTTTGCTCAGCTGAAAGATCTGGGTTATTTATCCATCAGTGGCCTCCATGAGCTTCAGGAGATTGAGCCGTACAGCTTTAAGGGCCTCCAGAACCTGCAAGTTCTGGATCTCTCAAACAACCCCAAGCTCAAGACTCTGAGCCCTGTGGTTTTCAGCGGACTAGACTCCCTGCAAGAGCTGAATTTTTCTGGCTCTGGTGTAGTGTCCTTGCCAAATAACATGCTGACCCACCTGCCCAGTATTAAGAGTATTACACTGGGACAAAGCATCCACTGCTGGAGGACCCAGAAACAGGGTCAGTTTCACCGGCAGCTGGGTCAGGTCCAACACAACAAGGTGCTGAACTGTAATGTGGAGGGCATCGTGCTGTGA
- the tsku gene encoding tsukushin isoform X2, with protein MKKKSIMALILWLGLSLLTLVQSNAVKNCHHGCRCEVESFGLFDSFSLTRVDCRGLGPATTMPIPIPLDTAHLDLSSNAMGPLSDTMLAGPGYTTLVSLDLSSNLITKITPNALSKLRYLESLDLSHNNLESLSPSCFSSLPLAEVDLSHNSFQEFDMDVFATKINGQPVSVDLSHNKLVSVSTTLHGRVIHIQSLNLSANRLLSIPRLAGLPLRYLNLDGNPITQIKEGAFAQLKDLGYLSISGLHELQEIEPYSFKGLQNLQVLDLSNNPKLKTLSPVVFSGLDSLQELNFSGSGVVSLPNNMLTHLPSIKSITLGQSIHCWRTQKQGQFHRQLGQVQHNKVLNCNVEGIVL; from the exons ATGAAAAAAA AGAGCATAATGGCACTCATTCTGTGGCTTGGCCTGTCGCTGCTGACCTTAGTCCAGTCCAACGCTGTCAAGAACTGCCACCATGGTTGTCGCTGTGAGGTGGAAAGCTTTGGCCTGTTTGACAGCTTCAGCCTGACCAGGGTGGACTGCCGAGGGTTGGGACCCGCCACCACCATGCCCATCCCCATCCCACTGGACACTGCCCATCTAGACCTGTCCTCCAATGCCATGGGCCCGCTCAGTGACACCATGTTAGCTGGTCCAGGCTACACCACCCTCGTAAGCTTGGACCTCAGCAGCAACCTTATAACAAAG ataaCACCAAATGCTTTGTCCAAGCTGCGTTACCTGGAGTCTCTGGATCTGAGCCACAACAACCTGGAGAGCCTCTCCCCGAGCTGCTTCTCCAGCCTCCCTCTGGCTGAAGTTGACCTCAGCCACAACAGCTTCCAAGAGTTCGACATGGATGTGTTTGCCACTAAAATTAATGGTCAACCTGTCAGCGTGGATCTGTCTCATAACAAGCTTGTGTCAGTCTCCACGACTTTGCACGGCAGAGTGATACACATTCAAAGCTTAAATCTGTCAGCAAACCGGCTGTTGAGCATACCGAGGCTGGCAGGACTTCCTCTGAGGTACCTCAATCTGGATGGTAACCCCATCACACAGATCAAGGAGGGAGCTTTTGCTCAGCTGAAAGATCTGGGTTATTTATCCATCAGTGGCCTCCATGAGCTTCAGGAGATTGAGCCGTACAGCTTTAAGGGCCTCCAGAACCTGCAAGTTCTGGATCTCTCAAACAACCCCAAGCTCAAGACTCTGAGCCCTGTGGTTTTCAGCGGACTAGACTCCCTGCAAGAGCTGAATTTTTCTGGCTCTGGTGTAGTGTCCTTGCCAAATAACATGCTGACCCACCTGCCCAGTATTAAGAGTATTACACTGGGACAAAGCATCCACTGCTGGAGGACCCAGAAACAGGGTCAGTTTCACCGGCAGCTGGGTCAGGTCCAACACAACAAGGTGCTGAACTGTAATGTGGAGGGCATCGTGCTGTGA